The following proteins come from a genomic window of Cervus canadensis isolate Bull #8, Minnesota chromosome 3, ASM1932006v1, whole genome shotgun sequence:
- the CCT8L2 gene encoding T-complex protein 1 subunit theta-like 2 — protein MDRRAPPAAPELPERLPAEEKHLLSSLAAAHTLARVLRPCYGPQGRQKLLVTAKGDTVLTGHAAAILRALELEHPAARLLREAAQGQAEQSGDGAAFVVLLAQALLAQAERLMRAGLPRAQLREAYAAVAAETLALLPSLAVRALGPLEDPVWALRSVMNTHALWLTDHLAGLVAHACWATRELDGGFRPERVGVCALPGARQEDSCLLPGLALPGKPCGQVTMVLSGARVALLACDFGPARSLAPATARLSSPEDLIRFRKGSESLIEKQVAQLAAAANVVVVSGDIDEKTLTHADKYGLMVIQVASRRQMVYLSEVLRTPLTPYLLPPLEPGKCQRVYGQELGEALAVVFEWESPGTPALTLVLRGATAHGLRGAEQAAYSGIDAYFQLCQDPRLLPGAGATEMALAKMLSEKGTKLEGPNGPTFLAFAQALQSLPETLAENAGLAVPDVMAEMNGAHQAGNFLIGVGVEGIINVAQEEVWDTLIAKAQGLRAVADVVQQLLTVDDVVVAKKSPESPQDANPEPKKRRGRPL, from the coding sequence ATGGACCGCAGAGCGCCTCCAGCTGCACCGGAGCTGCCCGAGCGGCTGCCGGCCGAGGAGAAGCACCTGCTGAGCAGCCTGGCCGCAGCGCACACCTTGGCCCGAGTCCTGAGGCCCTGCTACGGGCCCCAGGGGCGGCAGAAGCTCCTGGTCACCGCCAAAGGCGACACTGTGCTCACGGGGCACGCCGCGGCCATCCTGCGGGCGTTGGAGCTGGAGCACCCGGCCGCCCGGCTGCTACGGGAGGCGGCGCAGGGCCAGGCGGAGCAGAGCGGCGACGGCGCGGCCTTTGTGGTCCTCCTGGCCCAGGCGCTGCTGGCGCAGGCCGAGCGCCTGATGCGGGCCGGCCTGCCGCGCGCCCAGCTCCGCGAGGCCTACGCGGCGGTGGCCGCGGAGACGCTGGCCCTGCTGCCGTCGCTGGCCGTCCGCGCGCTGGGGCCTCTGGAGGACCCGGTCTGGGCGCTGCGCTCAGTCATGAACACGCACGCGCTCTGGCTCACCGACCACCTGGCCGGACTGGTGGCGCATGCGTGCTGGGCCACGCGGGAGCTGGACGGCGGCTTCCGGCCGGAGCGCGTGGGCGTGTGCGCGCTGCCAGGCGCGCGGCAGGAGGACTCGTGCCTGCTgcctggcctggccctgcccgGCAAGCCCTGCGGCCAGGTGACCATGGTGCTGAGCGGCGCCCGCGTGGCCCTTTTGGCCTGCGACTTCGGGCCCGCCCGCTCCCTTGCGCCGGCCACCGCCCGGCTCTCCAGCCCCGAGGACCTGATCCGGTTCCGGAAAGGCAGCGAGAGTCTGATAGAAAAGCAGGTGGCCCAGCTGGCCGCTGCGGCTAACGTGGTGGTGGTCTCGGGGGACATCGACGAGAAGACCCTCACGCACGCGGACAAGTACGGCCTCATGGTGATCCAGGTCGCGTCCCGGAGGCAGATGGTTTATCTGAGCGAGGTGCTGCGCACCCCTCTGACGCCTTACCTCCTTCCTCCGCTGGAGCCAGGGAAGTGTCAGAGGGTGTACGGGCAGGAGCTGGGAGAAGCTTTGGCCGTGGTGTTTGAGTGGGAGAGTCCAGGCACCCCTGCCCTCACCTTGGTCCTGAGAGGGGCCACCGCCCATGGGCTGCGGGGGGCCGAGCAGGCCGCCTACAGCGGCATTGACGCCTACTTCCAGCTGTGCCAGGACCCCAGACTGCTCCCCGGAGCTGGGGCCACAGAGATGGCCCTGGCGAAGATGCTGTCGGAGAAAGGAACCAAACTGGAAGGGCCCAACGGCCCCACCTTCCTGGCGTTCGCCCAGGCCCTGCAGTCTCTTCCCGAAACCTTGGCAGAGAACGCGGGCTTAGCCGTCCCCGACGTCATGGCAGAAATGAACGGAGCTCACCAGGCTGGAAACTTCCTCATAGGAGTGGGGGTCGAGGGGATAATAAACGTGGCCCAGGAAGAAGTGTGGGACACCCTCATAGCCAAAGCCCAAGGACTTCGAGCCGTGGCTGACGTGGTTCAGCAGCTTCTGACGGTTGATGATGTTGTAGTGGCCAAGAAAAGTCCCGAATCTCCGCAGGACGCGAATCCTGAACCCAAGAAGAGGCGCGGCCGTCCCCTGTGA